A genomic region of Rhipicephalus sanguineus isolate Rsan-2018 chromosome 1, BIME_Rsan_1.4, whole genome shotgun sequence contains the following coding sequences:
- the LOC119373284 gene encoding uncharacterized protein LOC119373284, whose translation MLSRSYQHSASPVEDGRSPGELLQGRRLRTPLPDFNPMSVTLVKKHRQRSHHRRTLPGLCDNDVVRLNGTSWATKAKVVGSAGPRSFYVRTENNTVLRRNRRHLLATKEPYSVDSSDDEDIANNHTPFQGVASSTTAVSPAEAQQPSPQPLRRSRRQTRPPERLGYDQ comes from the exons ATGCTGTCACGGTCGTATCAGCACTC GGCGAGTCCTGTTGAAGATGGCCGGTCCCCGGGCGAACTCTTGCAAGGAAGGCGGCTGCGCACACCATTGCCGGACTTCAATCCAATGTCGGTAACTCTAGTCAAGAAACACCGGCAGAGAAGTCATCATAGGCGCACCCTACCTGGCCTCTGCGACAATGACGTGGTACGCTTGAATGGGACATCATGGGCAACGAAAGCTAAAGTGGTCGGATCGGCCGGCCCACGATCCTTCTACGTGCGCACAGAGAACAATACCGTGCTGAGGCGCAACCGTCGGCATCTTCTAGCGACGAAGGAGCCATATAGTGTTGATTCATCAGACGACGAAGATATTGCCAACAACCACACCCCATTTCAAGGTGTGGCGTCATCGACCACCGCAGTCTCGCCCGCGGAAGCTCAGCAGCCATCGCCTCAACCACTGAGACGAAGTCGACGACAGACGCGGCCACCAGAGCGTCTGGGTTATGACCAGTAG